The following nucleotide sequence is from Barnesiella viscericola DSM 18177.
TCTGAACGGTATGTATGGTATAATCCGCCGCAAAGACGAATGATGTATTTTGTGGAAAGCCTGAAGATTGAAAATGCGGAATATAATGTTCCGGGAGTGATCTATGAATCAAAGGAAGGTGGCGGAATGAACGTGTATGCCTTCAAAGGAGAAGTCCCCACTCCGGAGACAAAACTGTACGCCGCCCCGTTTTTCAACGTCACGAGTGCCAGCGTGTGCATGGGGAATCCGAAAATTGAAAGTCCGAGGCAACCGACATTCGGAACATTTCTGGAATATCTTGAGAAAAGGTTCTGGCTGACGGAGTTCTCACACTTGGGCGGAGGCCGTAATCCTACGAAGTCCAATCTTGTGCTGGTGACAAAGGCCGCACGTGACAAACCGTTCAACCTCAATGAACTTATACCTCTGAATAATCTTAAACTAAAAGACCTTCTGAAATGAAACGTGTACATTATATTCACAATTACCTGCTCAATCCGCAGCATCCGGTTACGGTAAACCTTATAGGTGCCGGCGGCACGGGTTCACAGGTCCTTACAAATCTCGCCCGGCTCGATGTGACACTTAGGGCATTGAACCATCCCGGTCTATTCGTGACAGTCTATGACCCGGACATAGTTACCGAGGCCAATATCGGGCGTCAACTTTTCGGTTGGTCGGATATCGGGCTGAACAAGGCACAGTG
It contains:
- a CDS encoding prokaryotic E2 ligase family D protein, with amino-acid sequence MTNTNQLTREISSVIYPKAVLIAYVSEDEKKHFLEMRAIDKNGNMGEGRPVTLEFMNDLVRNYSEVHDSTPCGILPSNLLYCDTRKGSERYVWYNPPQRRMMYFVESLKIENAEYNVPGVIYESKEGGGMNVYAFKGEVPTPETKLYAAPFFNVTSASVCMGNPKIESPRQPTFGTFLEYLEKRFWLTEFSHLGGGRNPTKSNLVLVTKAARDKPFNLNELIPLNNLKLKDLLK